One Engraulis encrasicolus isolate BLACKSEA-1 chromosome 5, IST_EnEncr_1.0, whole genome shotgun sequence DNA segment encodes these proteins:
- the LOC134448946 gene encoding tetratricopeptide repeat protein 24: protein MASGGSSPREGRKRKKKSDGSVRGKSKSRSADASQVQADIDRFTSSGHNALKRKDYVEAINCFKRAYKAATETKETKAHRACAFNLGAAYVEAGKPQKGLEYLQKAQPGEKKERVADLQYNLGVAHEALEDRAQASTHYFQAAQLYRAQGDGSTEGDTCMKLALCHLHLKDWSQAAQVYQRAAESYRVAGRLDSAALALKEASTHMLESDSFTSDDVISMLSQCLELSVSIKQPDTLGKLYNELGLNFSQLKMFAEAAECYEQALPLVRSKPRRLAVVLQNLGAVHNTLGQYQQALDFHREAAALHGSQGSRRAQGRCFSNLGFAHTQLGELEEAGESYLHALQAFKDTDDCMGQWQACEGLGEIRLQHREPDRATVYYKQALGMLSKCKDSDGAVQERLVNKLSEALQLKLSLQQRAPPPRRGGPPDHNHRRQPRRVPDGSGGEPSQGRPVRRDRLNDHKAQNGFVVGPAVSASGPDVDQRPHGEAVIIHAPAHSHPGAPHSTQQDYLAVHTDANRNLNNTYEQADTDSQDLPKAEESTETQPSDHIEAIHQTTVDKNELSVVQSVPGDSATSRSAFPALVRLKSRFCSVM from the exons ATGGCTTCCGGAGGCTCTTCGCCCCGCGAGGGCcgcaagagaaaaaagaagagtgacgGGAGCGTGAGAGGCAAAAGCAAAAGTCGGAGCGCAGATGCATCACAGGTCCAAGCAGACATTGATAGGTTTACATCCTCGGGGCACAATGCGCTTAAGCGAAAGGACTATGTCGAAGCTATAAACTGCTTCAAGAGGGCCTACAAAGCAGCAACAGAG aCGAAGGAGACCAAAGCCCACCGAGCATGTGCCTTCAACCTGGGTGCAGCGTACGTGGAGGCGGGGAAGCCCCAGAAGGGCCTGGAGTACCTGCAGAAGGCCCAGCCCG GTGAGAAGAAGGAGCGGGTGGCCGACCTGCAGTACAACCTGGGCGTGGCGCACGAGGCGTTGGAGGACCGGGCCCAGGCGTCCACACACTACTTCCAGGCCGCCCAGCTGTACCGCGCCCAGGGGGATGGCAGCACCGAGGGGGACACCTGCATGAAACTGGCCCTCTGCCACCTACACTTGAAG gacTGGAGTCAGGCAGCCCAGGTGTACCAGAGGGCCGCCGAGAGCTACCGGGTGGCGGGTCGTCTGGACTCGGCAGCGCTGGCCCTGAAGGAGGCCAGTACCCACATGCTAGAGTCCGACAGCTTCACATCGGACGACGTCATCTCCATGCTCTCCCAGTGCCTGGAGCTCAGCGTCAGCATCAAACAACCAGACACACTCG GTAAGCTGTACAACGAGCTGGGTCTGAACTTCTCGCAGCTGAAGATGTTTGCGGAGGCGGCCGAGTGTTACGAGCAGGCGCTGCCCCTGGTGCGGTCCAAACCCCGCCGGCTGGCCGTGGTGCTCCAGAACCTGGGGGCCGTCCACAACACACTGGGCCAGTACCAGCAGGCGCTTGACTTCCACAGGGAGGCCGCAGCCTTACACG GCTCGCAGGGCTCTCGTCGAGCACAGGGCCGGTGCTTCAGTAACCTGGGCTTTGCTCACACCCAGCTGGGGGAACTGGAGGAGGCCGGGGAGAGCTACCTTCACGCTCTGCAGGCCTTCAAAGACACAG ATGACTGTATGGGCCAGTGGCAGGCCTGTGAAGGTCTGGGGGAAATACGCCTGCAGCACAGAGAGCCTGACAGGGCCACGGTCTACTACAAACAGGCCCTGGGCATGCTGTCCAAGTGCAAG gactCTGATGGTGCTGTGCAGGAGCGACTGGTCAATAAGCTGAGCGAGGCCCTGCAGCTGAAGCTCTCACTGCAACAG AGGGCCCCCCCTCCTCGCcgaggaggacccccagaccacaATCACCGCAGACAGCCTCGAAG AGTGCCAGATGGAAGTGGGGGTGAACCTTCTCAGGGTCGTCCTGTCAGGAGAGATCGATTAAACGACCACAAGGCTCAGAACGGGTTTGTAG TCGGGCCGGCGGTGTCCGCGTCTGGGCCAGATGTGGACCAGAGGCCACACGGAGAGGCGGTGATCATCCACGCGCCAGCACACTCCCATCCTGGAGCACCTCACAGCACACAACAGGACTACCTGGCCGTACACACAGACGCCAACAG GAATCTGAATAACACCTATGAGCAGGCCGACACTGACAGCCAGGACCTGCCCAAGGCAGAGGAGAGCACAGAGACACAGCCAA GTGACCACATTGAAGCTATCCATCAAACCACAGTGGATAAGAA tgagcTGTCAGTGGTCCAGAGTGTTCCCGGGGACTCTGCAACTAGCAGAAGTGCTTTCCCAGCGCTCGTCAGACTCAAGTCCAGATTCTGCAGTGTTATGTGA